A genomic stretch from Mesomycoplasma neurolyticum includes:
- a CDS encoding chromate transporter, whose amino-acid sequence MILLLGAIFSSLIAMVIISLIVFGGGQVFMPIFQSFWLFIGKTFNLNITQKEIDLVFTISNFTPGVVSTKFSAFTGLLISDNSWWGILVSLICYILFCLPAIFMMILSTKLLKKSKQNKYLLNLTKYINPALSAIMLALSIQLLISTMFPNVIFNRSINNYFSWNNVKNNKKLLFFSNWRLIVLLIFVPTFSIFSFVWYQKKKPIYFLFIIGVILAFIAFQPWL is encoded by the coding sequence ATGATTTTACTTTTAGGCGCGATATTTAGTTCATTAATAGCAATGGTAATAATTAGTTTGATTGTTTTTGGTGGTGGTCAAGTTTTCATGCCAATTTTTCAATCATTTTGACTATTTATAGGAAAAACTTTTAACTTAAATATAACACAAAAAGAAATTGATTTAGTTTTTACAATTTCAAATTTTACACCTGGAGTTGTATCAACGAAATTTTCAGCTTTTACAGGTTTATTAATTTCAGATAATTCTTGATGAGGAATACTTGTTTCTTTAATTTGTTATATTTTATTTTGTTTACCAGCTATTTTTATGATGATATTATCAACAAAATTATTAAAAAAAAGCAAACAAAATAAATATTTACTTAATTTAACGAAATATATTAATCCAGCACTTAGTGCCATTATGTTAGCATTAAGTATCCAACTTTTAATTTCCACTATGTTTCCAAATGTAATTTTTAACCGAAGTATCAATAATTACTTTAGTTGAAATAATGTAAAAAATAATAAAAAATTATTATTTTTTTCTAACTGAAGATTAATTGTATTATTGATTTTTGTACCTACATTTAGTATTTTTTCTTTTGTTTGATATCAAAAGAAAAAACCTATTTATTTTTTATTTATTATAGGAGTTATACTAGCATTTATTGCTTTTCAACCATGACTTTAA
- a CDS encoding chromate transporter, with product MKKDFWKVFFFIIKCTFVGFGGGNAIMPVIKEFAVNKYKWISDEEFNDGIVACNLIPGPAVIEMLSYIAIKKLGKFKGSLVVLIAVIPHVTLALILYYLASYLPLKYLYVINVGVISALIGIIAAFAYRFLKSSMSQLNLIVWVLLFLFTLLFCLFIPAPFNIPAIPLICIIFSIFILEIIKTKKSKGKK from the coding sequence ATGAAAAAAGATTTTTGAAAAGTGTTCTTTTTTATTATTAAATGCACTTTTGTAGGTTTTGGTGGTGGTAATGCCATTATGCCTGTAATTAAAGAATTCGCTGTTAATAAATATAAGTGAATTAGTGATGAAGAATTTAATGATGGAATTGTAGCATGTAATTTAATTCCAGGACCAGCTGTTATTGAGATGTTATCTTATATTGCGATAAAAAAATTAGGTAAATTTAAAGGTTCTTTGGTAGTTTTAATTGCTGTTATACCACATGTTACATTAGCTTTGATTTTATATTATTTAGCTTCTTATTTACCGCTAAAATATTTATATGTAATAAATGTAGGGGTTATTTCTGCACTAATAGGGATAATAGCAGCTTTTGCTTACCGTTTTTTAAAAAGTAGCATGAGTCAATTAAATCTTATTGTTTGAGTATTATTATTTTTATTTACTTTGCTTTTTTGCCTTTTTATACCAGCGCCCTTTAATATTCCTGCTATTCCATTGATTTGTATTATTTTTTCTATTTTTATATTAGAAATTATAAAAACGAAAAAAAGCAAAGGGAAAAAATAA